The Streptomyces sp. B3I8 nucleotide sequence GTGGTGGCCTTGGCGTGCAGGCTGCTCATCGCGGCCACCGGCGGGATCTTCGCGGCGCGACGGCCGGGCAGCCAGGCGGCGACCATCGTGACGAGGACGCCGACGGCGAGCGCGGCCCCGACCGTGCCGGGGGCGACCACCAGTGGGCCGTCCGGCACGGCGGCGCCGAACGTGCCGATCAGGGAGCGCAGTCCGGCCCCGATGCCGACACCGACGAGCAGCCCGGTGACGGCGGCGGTCAGCCCGACGACGAGCGCCTCGATCAGCACCGAGCGGGTGACCTGCCGACGGGAGGCGCCGACCGCGCGCAGCAGCGCCAGCTCCCTGGTGCGCTGGGCGACCAGCATGGTGAAGGTGTTGGCGATGATGAACGTGCCGACGAACAGGGCGATGCCGGCGAAGACCAGCAGACCCTGCTTGAGCCCGCTCATGGAGGAGGCGATCGCCTCCGCCTGGTCGTCGGCGAGCTTCTGCCCGGTGGTGGTGTCGACGGTCTTGGCGGGCAGCGCCTTGTCGAGGGCGGCGCGCAGCGCGGTCTGGCTGGTGCCGGCGGCGGCCCGCACGTCGATCTCGTCGTACGTGCCGGGCTTGCCGAAGAGGGTCTGGGCGGTGGCGGTGTCGAAGAGGGTGAGGCTGCCGCCCGCGGCGACGTTGCCGTCGTCGGTGGTGAAGATGCCGGTGACGCGCGGCGTGAGCACGGGCCCGTCGACCGACATCCGCACGGTGTCGCCGACGTGGTAGCCGGCCCGGCGGGCGGTCTCGGAGTCGATGAGGATCTCGTGCCCGCCGTGCGGGGCGTGCCCCTGGGTCAGCGGGTAGCGGGGGTCGTCGGTGCCCCAGTAGTTGCCGCCCTGGGACTGGAAACCGTTGCCGATCAGGTCGCCGTCCTTGTCGGCGAGGGCGGTGAAGCCGCTGACGACGCCGATCGCGGAACGCGCGCCCGCCACGCCCGCGGCCTTCTTCAGCAGCCCTTCCGTCAGCTCGGGCTGCTTGGTGAGGGTGTCGCCGCGGTCCTCGCGGCCCTCGGCGCGGACGGCGACGTCGACGTGGTCGAAGCCCTTGGCGGAGCTCTTCTGATAGGCGTCCGAGATGGTGTCGGTGAAGACGAGGGTGCCGGAGACGAAGGCGACGCCGAGCATCACGGCGAGCACGGTCATCAGCAACCGGGCCTTGTGCGCGAACACATTGCGCAGGGCGGTACGGAACATGAGGCTACTCAGTCCAATGGAGGGGGCGAGGCGGGGCAGGGCGGAGCAGGGCGGGGGAGGTCACCGCACGGAGCGGCGGGAGCTCACCGCACGAGGCGGACGCACGGTCCGACGGCGGCACGGCCGGCGAACGCACAACCCGCCGGGGCACGGTCCGACGGACTCAGCTCGTACGCCCCTTGGCGTCGAACCGCTTCATACGGTCGAGCACCGCGTCCGCGCTCGGCTCCCGCATCTCGTCGACGATGCGTCCGTCGGCGAGGAAGACCACCCGGTCCGCGTACGCCGCCGCCACCGGGTCGTGCGTCACCATGACCACCGTCTGCCCCAGCTCGCGCACGGAGTTGCGCAGGAAGCCGAGGACCTCGGCGCCCGAGCGGGAGTCGAGGTTGCCGGTGGGCTCGTCGCCGAAGATGATCTCCGGCCTGGAGGCCAGCGCCCGGGCCACCGCGACGCGCTGCTGCTGGCCTCCGGAGAGCTGACTGGGACGGTGCGAGAGCCGGTCGGACAGCCCGATCATGTCGATGACCCGGTCCAGCCACTCCTTGTCGGGCTTGCGGCCCGCTATGTCCATCGGCAGCGTGATGTTCTCCAGCGCGCTCAGCGTGGGCAGCAGGTTGTACGCCTGGAAGATGAAGCCGATCTTGTCCCGGCGCAACTTGGTGAGCTGCTTGTCCTTGAGCGAGCCCAGTTCGGTCTCGCCGATCCGCACGGAGCCGCTGCTGAACGAGTCCAGCCCGGCCACGCAGTGCATGAGCGTCGACTTGCCGGACCCGGAGGGACCCATGATCGCGGTGAACCGTGCCTTGTCGAAGTCGACGGTGACCCGGTCCAGGGCGACCACCTGGGTCTCGCCCTGCCCGTAGACCTTCGACAGTTCCGTGGCGCGGGCGGCCACACCGGTGGCCCGGTCGGCGAGGGGGAAGGTGGTCACGGAAGGGTGCTCCTGTCGGGACGGGGGCGAGGGGTACGTACTCCATGCTCCGTGCCGCACGGGCCCTTGGAGTCCCCCGCCCGTCCGGTTCTCGTGGCCCCCCTGGGTCTGACCCGACGCCCCGGTGTCATACCTCAGAATGACCCACCCCACTCCGGGAAAGCGGTCGTTCACCCTGTCGATGGAGGGTGACGGGACTCCGTGCACCCGTCCCTCGCGGCGGTGAAATTACGTCATTCCGCATACGTCGCTGACGCTCGCCGACAAGGCTGGTGGCAAGTGCGGATGGCGCGTACCGAGTGCTGATGCACCCTCAGGCGCCAATAAAATAAGACAACATGGGCTTGCCCGGCCGCTGTCCGAGTGACGCGTCCCGATAGGCTCGGAGTGCTCGATGCGGAGCCCATGGCCTGCCCGGATGGTGGAATGCAGACACGGCGAGCTTAAACCTCGCTGCCCCTACGCGGGCGTGCCGGTTCAAGTCCGGCTCCGGGCACCATCCGAGGCCGCAGAGCACCACGGCACGCCCTCGGACGCGGCCGGCGACCCCGCCCCGCCCGAGGCTCCCCTCTCCGGCCGTCCTCCCCCTTCCCTTCCGGTACATCCCTCTCACGCACCCCTCCGGTACCCCCTCCGCCCCGTCGGCACGGCGGGTCCCGGGCACGGCGAAGGGGCCGTCCGCACCACGGATGGCGGACGGCCCCTTCGGGGGTACTGCGACGTGTCGGAGGTGCCGTGGCGTCAGGACGCCTTGGCCTTCTCCTCCGTCTTCACGGCGGCGGTCACCGGAGCCGGCTTCGCGGCCTCGTAGAACTCCTCGCGCGGTGTCTCCATGGCGCCCAGGGACACGACCTCGCGCTTGAGGAACATGCCGAGGGTCCAGTCGGCGAAGACGCGGATCTTACGGTTCCACGTCGGCATCGCCATGCCGTGGTAGCCACGGTGCATGTACCAGGCCAGGCGGCCGCGGAGCTTGATCTTCATCTTGCCCATGACGATCATCGCGACGCCCTTGTGGAGGCCCAGGCCCGCGACCGCGCCCTTGTTGGCGTGCTCGTAGTCCTTCTGCGGGAAGCCCCGCACGCCGGAGATCACGTTGTCGCCGAGGACCTTGGCCTGCCGCAGCGCGTGCTGCGCGTTCGGCGGGCACCAGGCGTTCTCGTTGCCGGCCTTGCGGCCGACGAGGTCCGGCACCTGGGCGTTGTCGCCCGCGGCCCAGATGTAGTCGGTGCCCTTGACCTGCAGCGTGGTCTCGCAGTCGACGTGACCGCGCGGGCCCAGCGGCAGACCGAAGCGGGACAGCGCCGGGTTGGGCTTGACGCCCGCGGTCCACACGATGGTGTTCGAGTCGACCTCCAGCCCGTTCTTCAGCACCACGTGGCCGTCGACGCAGGAGTCCATCGACGTCGAGAGGTAGACCTCGACCCCGCGGCCCTCCAGGTGCTCCTTGCCGTACTGGCCGAGCTTGGGGCCGACCTCGGGGAGGATCTTGTCCGCGGCGTCGACGAGGATGAACCGCATGTCCTCGCGGGTGACGTTGCGGTAGTACTTGGCCGCGTCCCGGGCCATGTCCTCGACCTCACCGATGGTCTCCGCGCCGGCGAAGCCACCGCCGACGAAGACGAAGGTGAGCGCCTTGCGGCGGACCTCCTCGTCGGTGGTCGAGTCGGCCTTGTCGAGCTGCTCGAGGACGTGGTTGCGCAGACCGATGGCCTCCTCGATGCCCTTCATGCCGATGCCCTGCTCGGCGAGGCCGGGGATCGGGAAGGTGCGGGAGACCGCGCCGAGCGCGATGACCAGGTAGTCGAAGGGCAGCTCGTACGCCTCGCCGACGAGCGGCGAGATCGCGGCGACCTTGCGGTCCTGGTCGATGGACGTGACCCGACCGGTGAGCACCTCCGCTTCCTTCGGCAGTTCGCGCCGCAACGGGACGACGACGTGCCGGGGGGAGATGCTGCCGGCGGCGGCTTCGGGGAGAAAGGGCTGGTAGGTCATGTACGACCGGGGGTCGACGACCGTGACGGTCGCCTCGCCGTAGCGCATCTTCTTGAGAATGCGCCGAGCTGCGTACAGGCCTACGTACCCACCGCCTACTACGAGGATCCTGGGACGCTCCGTGGTGCTCATGCCATCGAGTATCCACCCGTCCCAGGGGGGTCGCTCGTGCGCCCCTTCACAAGCTTGCCCGGGGTCTCTGCTA carries:
- a CDS encoding ABC transporter ATP-binding protein is translated as MTTFPLADRATGVAARATELSKVYGQGETQVVALDRVTVDFDKARFTAIMGPSGSGKSTLMHCVAGLDSFSSGSVRIGETELGSLKDKQLTKLRRDKIGFIFQAYNLLPTLSALENITLPMDIAGRKPDKEWLDRVIDMIGLSDRLSHRPSQLSGGQQQRVAVARALASRPEIIFGDEPTGNLDSRSGAEVLGFLRNSVRELGQTVVMVTHDPVAAAYADRVVFLADGRIVDEMREPSADAVLDRMKRFDAKGRTS
- a CDS encoding NAD(P)/FAD-dependent oxidoreductase, which produces MSTTERPRILVVGGGYVGLYAARRILKKMRYGEATVTVVDPRSYMTYQPFLPEAAAGSISPRHVVVPLRRELPKEAEVLTGRVTSIDQDRKVAAISPLVGEAYELPFDYLVIALGAVSRTFPIPGLAEQGIGMKGIEEAIGLRNHVLEQLDKADSTTDEEVRRKALTFVFVGGGFAGAETIGEVEDMARDAAKYYRNVTREDMRFILVDAADKILPEVGPKLGQYGKEHLEGRGVEVYLSTSMDSCVDGHVVLKNGLEVDSNTIVWTAGVKPNPALSRFGLPLGPRGHVDCETTLQVKGTDYIWAAGDNAQVPDLVGRKAGNENAWCPPNAQHALRQAKVLGDNVISGVRGFPQKDYEHANKGAVAGLGLHKGVAMIVMGKMKIKLRGRLAWYMHRGYHGMAMPTWNRKIRVFADWTLGMFLKREVVSLGAMETPREEFYEAAKPAPVTAAVKTEEKAKAS